In a single window of the Pseudoxanthomonas sp. F37 genome:
- a CDS encoding SIMPL domain-containing protein (The SIMPL domain is named for its presence in mouse protein SIMPL (signalling molecule that associates with mouse pelle-like kinase). Bacterial member BP26, from Brucella, was shown to assemble into a channel-like structure, while YggE from E. coli has been associated with resistance to oxidative stress.) translates to MRLRHLLIALALTASSDLAAQVNALPPARHILVYGDAQARAIPDRFRIAIEFEATDLNPDVARQAVEAHVADTLAKLEKTNVSPTDIVATSLRIGPRQRYDPQRQEQVFVGTQVARSLTARFSAQADLERFLSTMTTSQNVRISEVTTELSTELELRKALREKAIASSREKAEVIARAYGARLGPVYSVSDVAPQFEYGVQEGGWPARYQWSRGRSLDRITVTGSRLDRGSVDVSLRAGYVNYDDKIYTVFLLAD, encoded by the coding sequence ATGCGTTTGCGTCATCTGTTGATCGCCCTTGCCCTTACCGCATCATCGGACCTGGCGGCCCAGGTCAACGCACTCCCACCGGCACGCCACATCCTGGTCTATGGCGATGCGCAGGCGCGCGCCATCCCGGACCGCTTCAGGATCGCGATCGAGTTCGAAGCCACCGACCTGAACCCCGACGTGGCGCGGCAGGCTGTGGAGGCGCATGTCGCCGACACGCTGGCCAAGCTCGAGAAGACCAATGTGTCGCCCACCGACATCGTCGCCACCTCGCTCCGGATCGGTCCGCGGCAGCGCTACGACCCGCAGCGGCAGGAGCAGGTGTTCGTCGGCACCCAGGTCGCCCGTTCGCTGACGGCGCGTTTCTCCGCGCAGGCGGATCTGGAGCGCTTCCTCTCGACGATGACGACGTCGCAGAACGTGCGGATCTCCGAAGTGACCACCGAACTCAGCACCGAGTTGGAGCTTCGCAAGGCGCTGCGGGAGAAGGCCATCGCCTCGTCCCGCGAGAAGGCGGAGGTGATCGCGCGCGCCTACGGTGCCCGTCTCGGGCCGGTCTACAGTGTGTCGGACGTGGCGCCGCAGTTCGAGTACGGCGTCCAGGAGGGCGGCTGGCCGGCGCGTTACCAATGGTCCAGGGGCAGATCGCTGGACCGGATCACGGTGACCGGCAGTCGTCTGGATCGCGGGAGCGTGGACGTGTCCCTGCGCGCGGGCTACGTGAACTACGACGACAAGATCTACACCGTATTCCTGCTGGCGGACTGA
- a CDS encoding beta-eliminating lyase-related protein, producing MEIATDNARISLRNDYSEGAHPRLLQALAVASAEVNRGYGLDVHSARAAALIRDRLGRDADVHFLAGGTQTNLVALAAFLRPHEAVIAPASGHIATHETGAIEASGHKVLTVATPDGKLSPALIRPCVDGHHGEHMVKPRLVYISNSTEWGTVYSADELQALGGFCRDRGLLLYLDGARLASALTTEGNDLDLALLAGQADAFYIGGTKNGALLGEALVIVNPVLRTEFRHIIKQRGAMLAKGMVIGAQFEALFEDGLYFVLATHANAMAARLRGILQRAGVPLAVDSPSNQVFPVLPDAVVERLQAFVEFETWERRGDGTMVIRLMTSWATPESDIEAFTAVLTHVLAEGQDR from the coding sequence ATGGAGATCGCCACGGACAATGCCCGGATCAGCCTGCGCAACGACTACAGCGAGGGCGCGCACCCGCGCCTGCTGCAGGCGTTGGCCGTGGCCAGCGCCGAGGTCAACCGGGGCTATGGTCTGGATGTCCACAGCGCACGCGCCGCCGCGCTGATCCGCGACCGCCTGGGGCGCGATGCCGACGTCCATTTCCTTGCCGGTGGCACGCAGACCAACCTGGTCGCACTGGCGGCTTTCCTGCGCCCGCACGAAGCGGTGATCGCGCCGGCCAGCGGCCACATCGCCACCCACGAGACCGGCGCCATCGAGGCCAGCGGCCACAAGGTGCTGACGGTCGCCACGCCGGACGGCAAGCTGAGTCCGGCGCTGATCCGGCCATGCGTCGACGGCCACCACGGCGAGCACATGGTGAAGCCGCGGTTGGTCTACATCTCCAACAGCACGGAATGGGGAACCGTCTACAGCGCCGATGAGCTGCAGGCGCTGGGCGGCTTCTGTCGCGACCGCGGCCTGCTGCTCTACCTCGACGGCGCGCGCCTTGCCTCGGCGTTGACGACCGAAGGCAATGACCTCGACCTGGCCCTGCTGGCCGGGCAGGCCGATGCGTTCTATATCGGCGGCACCAAGAACGGCGCATTGCTGGGCGAGGCGCTGGTCATCGTCAATCCGGTCCTGCGCACTGAGTTCCGCCACATCATCAAGCAGCGCGGGGCGATGCTGGCCAAGGGCATGGTGATCGGGGCGCAATTCGAGGCGCTGTTCGAGGACGGCCTGTACTTCGTGCTGGCCACGCATGCGAACGCCATGGCGGCGCGGCTGCGCGGGATCCTGCAGCGGGCCGGCGTGCCGCTGGCCGTCGACTCGCCCAGCAACCAGGTGTTTCCGGTGCTGCCGGACGCAGTGGTCGAGCGCCTGCAGGCGTTCGTCGAGTTCGAAACCTGGGAGCGGCGTGGCGACGGGACCATGGTGATCCGGCTGATGACCTCATGGGCGACGCCCGAATCCGACATCGAAGCGTTCACGGCGGTCCTGACGCACGTGCTGGCGGAAGGCCAGGACCGATGA
- the trpE gene encoding anthranilate synthase component I, whose translation MIPHDQFQQFAAEGFNRIPVVREVLSDLDTPLSVYLKLADAPHTYLFESVEGGERFGRYSIIGLPVRRVATFRGHTLQIHDHGRLVEAREVADPFAEVEALRAAYAVPRLPDLPGFTGGLVGWFGFECIGYIEPRLATGHKPDELGTPDILLMLSEEVAVFDNLKGRLYLIVHADPRQAGAWEQAQARLDALTAKLRQPGSYPAPITRDVLDESHFVSGFTHDGFIAAVEQSKEYIRAGDIFQVVLSQRLSVPFNARPVDVYRALRALNPSPYMYFLDVGDVQVVGSSPEILVRLEQGEVTVRPIAGTRPRGRTHDEDVALEAELLADPKERAEHLMLIDLGRNDTGRVSEAGTVQVGEQFVIERYSHVMHIVSEVTGKLLPGLSYADVLRATFPAGTVSGAPKIRALEVIRELEPIKRNVYAGSIGYIGWHGDADTAIAIRTAVIKDGRLHVQAGAGIVYDSDPEKEWDETMNKGRALFRAVAEAAKGL comes from the coding sequence TTGATCCCGCACGACCAGTTCCAGCAGTTCGCTGCTGAAGGTTTCAACCGCATCCCCGTCGTCCGTGAAGTGCTGTCCGACCTGGACACGCCGCTTTCGGTCTACCTGAAACTCGCCGACGCGCCGCACACCTACCTGTTCGAGTCGGTGGAAGGCGGCGAGCGTTTCGGGCGCTATTCGATCATCGGCCTGCCGGTGCGGCGCGTGGCCACGTTCCGCGGCCACACGCTGCAGATCCACGATCACGGCCGACTGGTCGAAGCGCGCGAGGTCGCCGATCCGTTCGCCGAAGTCGAGGCGCTGCGCGCCGCGTATGCGGTGCCGCGCCTGCCGGACCTGCCGGGCTTCACGGGCGGCCTGGTCGGCTGGTTCGGCTTCGAGTGCATCGGCTACATCGAGCCGCGCCTGGCCACGGGCCACAAACCGGACGAACTCGGTACGCCCGACATCCTGCTGATGCTGTCGGAGGAAGTGGCGGTCTTCGACAACCTCAAGGGCCGTCTCTACCTGATCGTGCACGCCGATCCCCGCCAGGCGGGTGCGTGGGAACAGGCGCAGGCGCGGCTGGACGCCTTGACCGCCAAGCTGCGCCAGCCCGGCTCCTATCCCGCGCCGATCACCCGCGACGTGCTGGACGAAAGCCACTTCGTTTCCGGCTTCACCCATGACGGCTTCATCGCCGCGGTGGAGCAGTCGAAGGAATACATCCGTGCCGGCGACATTTTCCAGGTGGTGCTGAGCCAGCGCCTGAGCGTGCCGTTCAACGCGCGGCCGGTGGACGTGTACCGCGCGCTGCGCGCGCTGAATCCGTCGCCTTACATGTACTTCCTCGATGTCGGCGACGTGCAGGTGGTGGGTTCGTCGCCCGAGATCCTGGTACGCCTGGAGCAGGGCGAAGTCACCGTGCGACCGATCGCCGGCACCCGGCCGCGCGGCAGGACCCACGACGAGGACGTCGCGCTGGAGGCCGAGCTGCTGGCCGACCCGAAGGAGCGCGCCGAGCACCTGATGCTGATCGACCTGGGCCGCAACGACACCGGCCGGGTCTCCGAGGCCGGCACCGTGCAGGTGGGCGAGCAGTTCGTCATCGAGCGCTACAGCCACGTCATGCACATCGTCAGCGAGGTCACCGGCAAGCTGCTGCCCGGCCTGAGCTATGCCGACGTGCTGCGTGCGACGTTCCCGGCCGGTACGGTCAGCGGCGCACCGAAGATCCGCGCGCTGGAAGTGATCCGCGAGCTGGAACCGATCAAGCGCAACGTCTATGCCGGCAGCATCGGCTACATCGGCTGGCACGGCGATGCCGACACCGCCATCGCCATCCGCACCGCCGTCATCAAGGACGGCCGCCTGCATGTGCAGGCCGGCGCGGGCATCGTCTACGACTCCGATCCGGAGAAGGAATGGGACGAGACCATGAACAAGGGCCGCGCGCTGTTCCGCGCGGTGGCGGAAGCGGCCAAGGGCCTGTGA
- the yegS gene encoding lipid kinase YegS → MPPPHWRLILNGKSAGDDDLRGAVQAMRETGIALDVRVTWEDGDAERYVAEAIADGVNTVIAAGGDGTLSEVATTLAHRDETADALPSLGLVPLGTANDFATAAGIPEGPLAALQLVRAVVAVPLDLLRIDADDGVHWCANLASGGFGTEVTVETDEGLKKMLGGLAYLITGIARLGRIDPLQARLRGPEFAWEGDLIALGIGNGRQAGGGQALCPDALVDDGQLDLTIVPDLSGDVAATVGTLIKEGKHAALDRVATRVRLPWVELASDRALTLNLDGEPVASRRFRVACVAGRVRMHLPVACPLRLKPCA, encoded by the coding sequence ATGCCCCCACCGCACTGGCGCCTGATCCTCAACGGAAAATCCGCCGGCGACGACGACCTGCGCGGGGCCGTGCAGGCCATGCGCGAGACGGGCATCGCCCTGGACGTGCGCGTCACCTGGGAAGACGGCGATGCCGAGCGCTATGTCGCAGAGGCCATCGCCGATGGCGTGAACACGGTGATCGCGGCCGGCGGGGACGGCACCTTGAGTGAAGTCGCCACCACGCTGGCGCATCGCGACGAGACCGCCGATGCACTGCCCTCGCTGGGACTGGTGCCGCTGGGCACCGCCAACGATTTCGCCACGGCGGCCGGCATTCCCGAGGGACCGCTGGCGGCGTTGCAGCTGGTCCGCGCGGTGGTGGCCGTACCGCTGGACCTGCTGCGCATCGATGCCGACGACGGCGTCCACTGGTGCGCGAACCTGGCCAGTGGCGGCTTCGGCACCGAAGTGACGGTGGAAACGGACGAGGGGCTGAAGAAGATGCTCGGCGGCCTGGCATACCTGATCACCGGCATTGCCCGGCTCGGCCGCATCGATCCCCTGCAGGCCCGGCTGCGCGGGCCGGAGTTCGCGTGGGAGGGCGACCTGATCGCCCTCGGGATCGGCAACGGCCGGCAGGCCGGGGGAGGCCAGGCGCTGTGCCCCGATGCGCTGGTCGACGACGGCCAGTTGGACCTGACGATCGTTCCCGACCTCTCCGGCGATGTCGCGGCCACCGTGGGCACCCTGATCAAGGAGGGCAAGCATGCGGCACTGGACCGGGTGGCGACCCGCGTCCGCCTGCCCTGGGTGGAGTTGGCCTCCGATCGAGCGCTGACGCTCAACCTGGATGGCGAGCCGGTGGCCTCCCGGCGTTTCCGCGTCGCCTGCGTGGCGGGGCGCGTGCGCATGCACCTGCCCGTGGCGTGCCCGTTGCGCCTGAAACCATGCGCGTAG
- the rpe gene encoding ribulose-phosphate 3-epimerase, which yields MSNCIIAPSILSADFARLGEEVDNVLKAGADWVHFDVMDNHYVPNLTIGPMVCSALRKHGVTAPIDVHLMVEPVDRIVPDFAEAGASIISFHPEASRHVHRTIQLIKSLGCKAGLVLNPGTPVEVLDWVLPELDLVLLMSVNPGFGGQAFIPSALDKLRAVRAMIDKTGRDIRLEIDGGVKADNIGQIAAAGADAFVAGSAIFNAPDYADVIARMRAAVADVRGA from the coding sequence ATGTCGAACTGCATCATCGCCCCGTCCATCCTGTCCGCCGACTTCGCCCGCCTGGGCGAGGAAGTCGACAACGTGCTGAAGGCCGGCGCCGACTGGGTGCACTTCGACGTGATGGACAACCACTACGTGCCCAACCTGACCATCGGGCCGATGGTGTGCAGCGCGCTGCGCAAGCATGGCGTCACCGCGCCGATCGACGTGCACCTGATGGTGGAGCCGGTGGACCGGATCGTGCCGGATTTCGCCGAGGCCGGGGCCAGCATCATCAGCTTCCATCCCGAAGCCTCCAGGCACGTGCACCGCACCATCCAGCTGATCAAGTCGCTGGGCTGCAAGGCCGGCCTGGTGCTCAACCCCGGTACACCGGTCGAGGTGCTGGACTGGGTGCTGCCGGAACTTGATCTGGTGCTGCTGATGTCGGTGAACCCGGGCTTCGGCGGGCAGGCCTTCATCCCCTCGGCGCTGGACAAGCTGCGCGCCGTGCGCGCGATGATCGACAAGACCGGCAGGGACATCCGCCTGGAAATCGACGGCGGCGTGAAGGCGGACAACATCGGCCAGATCGCGGCGGCGGGCGCCGATGCCTTCGTCGCCGGTTCGGCGATCTTCAATGCCCCGGACTATGCGGATGTCATCGCCCGCATGCGCGCCGCGGTCGCCGACGTGCGCGGGGCCTGA
- a CDS encoding DnaJ domain-containing protein, with protein MKRWYGKLLGFVAGWLLMRHPLGGLVGLIIGHAFDEDWFRLSRDNPYRVFDLTSDASDAEIDQAYRRLISQYHPDKMAGAAEDLRRQAERKAGEINAAYDRIKTLRKRK; from the coding sequence ATGAAGCGCTGGTACGGGAAACTGCTGGGATTCGTGGCCGGTTGGCTGCTGATGCGCCACCCGCTGGGCGGACTGGTGGGACTGATCATCGGCCATGCCTTCGACGAGGACTGGTTCAGGCTCAGCCGCGACAATCCCTACCGGGTGTTCGACCTGACCAGCGATGCCAGCGACGCCGAGATCGACCAGGCCTATCGCCGCCTGATCTCACAGTACCACCCCGACAAGATGGCCGGCGCGGCGGAAGACCTGCGCCGCCAGGCCGAACGCAAGGCCGGCGAGATCAATGCCGCCTACGACCGCATCAAGACCCTGCGCAAACGCAAGTGA
- a CDS encoding phosphoribosylaminoimidazolesuccinocarboxamide synthase, with amino-acid sequence MPTTLLQSDLPGLTLRHRGKVRDVFDLPRDRLPADAPEGDCLLMVATDRLSAFDVVLPDPIPGKGEMLCQISNFWFAKTAHLMPNHLTGIDVASVLPAGVDASLYARRAVVTKKLKPVPVEAIARGYLIGSGWKDYQRTGKVSGIVLPDGLRQAEKLAEPIFTPSTKAAVGDHDENIDFDAMVKTVGAELAERVRDATLRIYRFAADFAAERGILLADTKFEFGTDEDGRLYIMDEMLTPDSSRYWPADQYEVGTSPPSYDKQFVRDYLETLDWNKTAPGPSLPAEVIERTRAKYAEALQKLAGITVD; translated from the coding sequence GTGCCCACGACGTTGCTCCAATCCGATCTGCCCGGCCTCACCCTGCGCCACCGCGGCAAAGTCCGCGACGTGTTCGACCTGCCCCGCGATCGCCTGCCCGCCGATGCGCCCGAGGGCGACTGCCTGCTGATGGTGGCCACCGACCGCCTGTCCGCGTTCGACGTGGTGCTGCCCGACCCCATTCCCGGCAAGGGCGAGATGCTCTGCCAGATCTCCAACTTCTGGTTCGCCAAGACCGCTCACCTGATGCCCAACCACCTGACCGGCATCGATGTCGCGTCGGTGCTGCCGGCCGGCGTGGATGCGTCGCTGTACGCCAGGCGCGCGGTGGTGACGAAGAAGCTCAAGCCCGTGCCGGTGGAAGCCATCGCCCGCGGCTATCTGATCGGCAGCGGCTGGAAGGACTATCAGCGCACCGGCAAGGTCAGCGGGATCGTGCTGCCCGACGGCCTGCGCCAGGCCGAAAAGCTGGCCGAGCCCATCTTCACCCCGTCCACCAAGGCCGCCGTGGGCGACCACGACGAGAACATCGACTTCGACGCCATGGTGAAGACCGTGGGCGCGGAACTGGCCGAGCGCGTGCGCGATGCCACCCTGCGCATCTACCGTTTCGCCGCCGACTTCGCCGCCGAGCGCGGCATCCTGCTGGCCGACACCAAGTTCGAGTTCGGCACGGACGAGGACGGCCGCCTCTACATCATGGACGAGATGCTGACGCCGGATTCCTCGCGCTACTGGCCTGCGGACCAGTACGAGGTGGGCACCAGTCCGCCGAGCTACGACAAGCAGTTCGTGCGCGACTACCTGGAGACGCTGGACTGGAACAAGACGGCCCCCGGCCCGTCGTTGCCGGCCGAGGTCATCGAGCGCACGCGCGCCAAGTACGCCGAGGCGCTGCAGAAGCTGGCCGGCATCACCGTCGACTGA
- a CDS encoding Mpo1-like protein, producing MNATAQRPVDRWFASYSGDHQNDTNQLIHVFAVPTILWTVVALLWCIPVFGTWVKSGAWAALAMFAAWMYYYRLSRPLGFGMLAIFIAMAWLTRWLEALLGLQNLFFLAIAVFVLAWIAQFIGHKIEGKKPSFLTDLTYLLIGPAWVLSKFYRKMGWKY from the coding sequence ATGAACGCGACCGCGCAACGCCCGGTGGACCGCTGGTTCGCCAGCTATTCCGGCGACCACCAGAACGACACCAACCAGCTGATCCACGTCTTCGCCGTGCCGACCATCCTGTGGACGGTGGTCGCGCTGCTGTGGTGCATCCCGGTGTTCGGCACCTGGGTGAAATCGGGCGCGTGGGCGGCCCTGGCGATGTTCGCCGCCTGGATGTACTACTACAGGCTCTCGCGTCCGCTGGGCTTCGGCATGCTGGCCATCTTCATCGCGATGGCCTGGCTGACCCGCTGGCTGGAAGCGCTGCTGGGCCTGCAGAACCTGTTCTTCCTCGCCATCGCCGTCTTCGTGCTGGCCTGGATCGCACAGTTCATCGGCCACAAGATCGAAGGCAAGAAGCCCAGCTTCCTGACCGACCTCACCTACCTGCTGATCGGGCCGGCGTGGGTGCTGAGCAAGTTCTACCGGAAGATGGGCTGGAAGTATTGA
- a CDS encoding NAD-dependent epimerase/dehydratase family protein, which yields MPDAPTRTALVFGASGQIGQALLARLAGEGWQVFAVSRTPHPPAARVTWLTGGFAGIDGLPEAVDVVFSTGPLDGFAQWYAHGQVATRRVVAFGSTSLDTKQASADAYERDIVARLQAAERIVFDTALANGAAATLLRPTLVYGAGRDRTLARIAAMGRRLGFFVLPRGAYGKRQPVHVDDLASAALAVVDASAAHGQAYALPGGETLAYREMVARTLAALDPPAKLREVPMPVFKAALWLARKAGMMRGLTDDAVARMREDLVFDAAPAFHDFGYVPRSFIVDARAVGP from the coding sequence ATGCCTGACGCGCCGACGCGCACGGCGCTGGTGTTCGGTGCCAGCGGCCAGATCGGGCAAGCGTTGCTGGCGCGCCTGGCGGGCGAGGGATGGCAGGTGTTCGCGGTGTCGCGCACGCCGCATCCGCCGGCGGCCCGGGTGACCTGGCTGACGGGCGGGTTCGCCGGCATCGACGGTCTTCCCGAGGCGGTCGACGTGGTGTTCAGCACCGGGCCGCTGGACGGCTTCGCGCAGTGGTACGCGCACGGGCAGGTCGCCACGCGGCGCGTGGTGGCTTTCGGTTCCACCAGCCTGGATACGAAACAGGCCTCGGCCGATGCCTACGAACGCGACATCGTCGCGCGGTTGCAGGCAGCCGAGCGCATCGTCTTCGACACCGCCCTGGCCAACGGGGCGGCGGCGACATTGCTGCGTCCGACCCTGGTCTATGGCGCGGGGCGCGACCGCACGCTGGCACGCATCGCGGCCATGGGCAGGCGCTTGGGCTTCTTTGTGCTGCCGCGGGGTGCTTACGGGAAACGCCAGCCGGTGCATGTCGACGACCTCGCGTCCGCCGCGCTGGCAGTAGTGGATGCGTCCGCCGCGCATGGGCAGGCATATGCCTTGCCCGGGGGCGAAACACTGGCCTACCGCGAGATGGTGGCACGCACGCTGGCCGCGCTGGACCCTCCGGCGAAACTGCGGGAAGTGCCGATGCCCGTGTTCAAGGCGGCACTGTGGCTGGCCCGCAAAGCCGGGATGATGCGGGGCCTGACAGATGATGCCGTGGCGCGCATGCGCGAAGATCTGGTGTTCGATGCGGCGCCGGCATTCCACGACTTCGGTTATGTACCGCGTTCCTTCATCGTGGATGCGCGGGCGGTCGGCCCGTAG
- a CDS encoding Na+/H+ antiporter subunit G, protein MSWVFAVLLVLLLAVGSFFILVGSFSLVKLSEFFKRLHGPTKASTLGVGCVLIASVGYHALGGTDPQPRELLITAFLFITAPISAHLMAKAALSLHMAERPPMPGGEPPQPIDAVGEDARPDA, encoded by the coding sequence ATGAGCTGGGTCTTCGCCGTCCTGCTGGTGCTGCTGCTGGCGGTGGGCAGCTTCTTCATCCTGGTCGGCTCTTTCAGCCTGGTGAAGCTGTCGGAGTTCTTCAAGCGCCTGCACGGGCCGACCAAGGCCAGCACGCTGGGCGTGGGTTGCGTGCTGATCGCCTCGGTGGGGTACCACGCGCTGGGCGGCACCGATCCGCAGCCGCGCGAACTGCTGATCACCGCGTTCCTTTTCATCACCGCGCCGATCAGTGCGCACCTGATGGCGAAGGCGGCGCTGTCGCTGCACATGGCCGAGCGGCCGCCGATGCCGGGCGGCGAACCGCCGCAGCCGATCGATGCGGTCGGCGAAGACGCCCGCCCGGATGCCTGA
- a CDS encoding K+/H+ antiporter subunit F — protein MTPQALVMYAVIGAMHVVGVAMLLALYRLVRGPSVPDRILALDTLYVCAIAQLMLFGMYLGTAVYFEAALVIAMLGFVGTVVLSKYVLRRDIVE, from the coding sequence ATGACCCCGCAGGCCCTGGTGATGTACGCGGTGATCGGCGCCATGCACGTGGTCGGCGTGGCCATGCTGCTGGCGCTGTACCGGCTGGTGCGCGGCCCCAGCGTGCCGGACCGCATCCTCGCCCTGGACACCCTGTATGTCTGCGCGATCGCGCAGCTGATGCTGTTCGGCATGTACCTGGGCACGGCGGTGTACTTCGAAGCGGCGCTGGTCATCGCCATGCTGGGCTTCGTGGGCACGGTGGTGCTGAGCAAGTACGTGCTGCGCCGGGACATCGTCGAATGA
- a CDS encoding Na+/H+ antiporter subunit E, with protein sequence MAGTWRKRWLPSLPLSATVFCFWLLMNDEISVGQVAMALVLALAIPPFAARLDREFARIGRLRSVPRMLGVLLWDIVQANVTVALQVLGPERKIRPGFIWVPLDIGNIHGIAALTSIITLTPGTVSSALSDDRRHLLVHVLNLDDADAVVRQIKTRYEVPLMEIFP encoded by the coding sequence ATGGCCGGGACGTGGCGCAAGCGCTGGTTGCCGTCGTTGCCGCTGAGCGCGACGGTGTTCTGCTTCTGGCTGCTGATGAACGATGAAATCAGCGTCGGCCAGGTGGCGATGGCGCTGGTGCTGGCGCTGGCGATCCCGCCGTTCGCGGCGCGGCTGGACCGCGAGTTCGCCCGCATCGGCCGGCTGCGCAGCGTGCCGCGCATGCTGGGTGTGCTGCTGTGGGACATCGTGCAGGCCAACGTCACCGTCGCCCTGCAGGTGCTGGGGCCGGAGCGGAAGATCCGGCCGGGCTTCATCTGGGTGCCGCTGGACATCGGCAACATCCACGGCATCGCCGCGCTGACCAGCATCATCACGCTGACGCCGGGCACGGTGTCGTCGGCCCTGTCCGACGACCGGCGCCACCTGCTGGTGCACGTCCTGAACCTGGACGATGCCGATGCCGTGGTCCGGCAGATCAAGACGCGCTACGAGGTACCGCTGATGGAGATCTTCCCATGA
- a CDS encoding monovalent cation/H+ antiporter subunit D: MNHLPALPILIPLFAASIALFFEHRRFGMVPQRIVAWTSLAAMLAVACVLVASAASGEVSVYLLGDWPARLGIVLMVDRLSALMVLVGLLLGAGCLLHACAGWDRRAPHFHAFFQFQLMGLNGAFLTGDIFNLFVFFEVLLISSYGLMLSGGRGERMRAGLHYVAFNIAASTLFLIALGLLYGLLGSLNMAELSVRVAGLSAGDVALVQAAAGLLFVVFCAKAALLPMYFWLPETYTHAPAAVAGLFAIMTKVGLYAVVRLGTLTFGATGPLDGFAWPALLVLGAATLVLASLGVLAATRLRALAAYLVLGSAATLFIAFSLGTEGTVGAGLYYLVHSSFAAAALFLLADLIRRRRGSAGDRKDVIAALPDKTVPGLLFLVAAVSLAGLPPLSGFVGKLLLLEAVPAGPRTLWVWLLVLATSFLMLVGLARAGTRLFWRVAPWPDAGQHRLEAYTPEHEMAPAPSRPLETAAIVLLLAYGLALVVAAAPVLDYARATAAQLLSPGDYVEQVRAALPILREP, translated from the coding sequence ATGAACCACCTGCCGGCCCTGCCGATCCTGATCCCGCTGTTCGCCGCGTCGATCGCGCTGTTCTTCGAGCATCGCCGGTTCGGCATGGTGCCGCAGCGCATCGTCGCGTGGACCTCGCTCGCGGCCATGTTGGCCGTGGCGTGCGTGCTGGTGGCGTCGGCGGCCTCCGGCGAGGTCTCGGTGTACCTGCTGGGCGACTGGCCGGCGCGCCTGGGCATCGTGCTGATGGTGGACCGCCTGTCGGCGCTGATGGTGCTGGTGGGGCTGCTGCTCGGCGCGGGGTGCCTGCTGCATGCATGCGCTGGCTGGGACCGTCGCGCGCCGCATTTCCATGCGTTCTTCCAGTTCCAGCTGATGGGCCTGAACGGGGCGTTCCTGACGGGCGACATCTTCAACCTGTTCGTGTTCTTCGAAGTGCTGCTCATCTCCTCCTACGGGCTGATGCTCAGCGGCGGTCGCGGCGAGCGCATGCGTGCCGGCCTGCATTACGTCGCCTTCAACATCGCGGCATCGACGCTGTTCCTGATCGCGCTGGGCCTGTTGTACGGCCTGCTGGGCTCGTTGAACATGGCCGAGCTGTCGGTGCGCGTGGCCGGTCTGTCGGCGGGCGACGTGGCGCTGGTGCAGGCGGCGGCCGGCCTGCTGTTCGTGGTGTTCTGCGCCAAGGCCGCGCTGCTGCCGATGTACTTCTGGCTGCCCGAGACCTATACGCACGCGCCGGCCGCGGTGGCGGGCCTGTTCGCCATCATGACCAAGGTGGGCCTGTATGCGGTAGTGCGGCTGGGCACGCTGACCTTCGGTGCGACGGGGCCGCTGGATGGCTTCGCCTGGCCGGCGCTGCTGGTCCTTGGGGCGGCCACGCTCGTGCTGGCGTCGCTGGGGGTGCTGGCGGCCACGCGGCTGCGCGCGCTGGCGGCCTATCTGGTGCTGGGGTCGGCGGCCACGCTGTTCATCGCGTTCTCGCTGGGAACAGAGGGCACGGTGGGCGCGGGGTTGTACTACCTGGTGCACAGCAGTTTCGCCGCTGCGGCTCTGTTCCTGCTGGCCGACCTGATCCGCCGTCGTCGCGGGAGTGCAGGCGACCGCAAGGACGTGATCGCGGCGTTGCCGGACAAGACCGTGCCGGGCCTGCTGTTCCTGGTGGCGGCGGTGTCGCTGGCGGGTTTGCCGCCGCTGTCCGGCTTCGTCGGCAAGCTGCTGCTGCTGGAGGCCGTGCCGGCCGGTCCGCGCACGTTGTGGGTGTGGCTGCTGGTGCTGGCCACCAGTTTCCTGATGCTGGTCGGGCTGGCGCGCGCGGGCACGCGGCTGTTCTGGCGCGTGGCGCCGTGGCCGGACGCCGGGCAGCATCGGCTGGAAGCCTATACGCCCGAGCACGAGATGGCGCCCGCGCCGTCGCGCCCGCTGGAAACGGCGGCCATCGTGCTGCTGCTCGCCTATGGCCTGGCGCTGGTGGTGGCGGCCGCCCCGGTGCTGGACTACGCGCGCGCCACCGCCGCGCAGCTGCTGTCGCCCGGCGACTATGTGGAACAGGTGCGTGCCGCGCTGCCGATCCTGAGGGAGCCCTGA